GAACTGCTGATGCCGATAATTCAGCCGGCGGAAATATGGCAGGAGTCAGGCCGCTGGGACGTGTACGGCCCGGAGCTCTTCCGCCTGAAGGACAGGCACGATCGCGATTTTGCCCTTGGTCCTACCCACGAAGAGATCATCACGGTCCTGGTGCGGGGCGAGGTCAGTTCGTACAAACAACTGCCCCTGTTGCTTTACCAGATCCAGAACAAGTACCGCGATGAGCGGCGCCCCCGGTTCGGGCTAATGCGCGGCCGGGAGTTTATCATGAAGGATCTGTATTCTTTCGACCGGGACGAAGAAGGTTTGAATGTCAGCTACATGAAAATGTACGAGGCCTACACCAGGGTCTTTCAGCGCTGTGGTCTGCACTTCAGGCCTGTGGAAGCCGATTCAGGGGCCATAGGCGGCAGTGATACCCATGAGTTTATGGTCCTAGCCGAATCGGGCGAGGCTACGGTGCTTTATTGCGATGGAAACGGCTGTGATTATGCCGCCAACGTGGAAAAGGCCGCCCTGCCTTTTAAAGAACGCAGGACGGAGGAGGAGATGAGGCCGGTTGCTGCCAGGGAGACGCCGGGATGCCGCTCTGTGGAAGAGGTTTGTGGGTTTTTGGGAGTGCCGGCCAGGAAAATTATCAAGACGCTCATTTACAGGACGGAAAAAGAGGTGCTGGCAGCCCTGGTCAGGGGAGACAGGGACGTAAACGAGGTTAAGCTGCTGAACGCATCCGGTGCCCTTCGCCTGGAGCTGGCCGGGGCAGACACCGTAAAGAGCATTACCGGCGCCTCCGTCGGGTATGCCGGCCCGGTAGGTTTAAAAGGTGTAAGGATCATAGCCGATCCGGAGGCAGCGGCCGCGGTTAACGCGGTAACGGGGGCGAACAGGGATGATACCCACCTTATAAACGTCAATCCGGGCAGGGACTTTAAAATCGATCTTGTTGCCGACATAAGGATGGTTCAGGCCGGAGAGCCCTGCCCGCGGTGCGGCGCCGGCCTGAAAGAGGCAAAGGGAATTGAAGTTGGCCAGATTTTTAAACTGGGCGATAAATACAGCAGGGCGCTGGGGGCCAGCTACCTGGACGAAAAAGGACAAAGCAGGCCGGTAATCATGGGCTGCTACGGAATTGGCATCACCAGGACCATGGCAGCGGCAATAGAACAGAACCATGACCGGGACGGAATAATCTGGCCGGCATCGATAGCTCCTTTCCATGTTGTGGTTATACCTGTCAACGTCAAAGACGGCGGCCAGTATGCCATGGCCGAAGAAGTTTACAGCCGCCTGTGGGCGGCTGGCATAGAAGCGGTGCTGGATGACCGGACCGAACGGGCCGGGGTCAAGTTCAAAGATGCCGATTTAATTGGCTATCCCCTGCGGATTACAATTGGAGCTAAAGCGGTAGAGGAAAAACTGGTTGAAATACGCATTCGCAAAAACGGAGAAACCGTCTTTGTCCCGATGAATGAATTAGAAGAAAAAGTGGAGGATATGCTGAAGGAGCTTTAGCTTCCGGCGTTTGCACGAAATCAAATTTCACTGAAGTTTGCAGTGAAAGAAGGTATGGGAAATAGGGAAATTCAAGAAGGTTTTGATCCTGTCCGTCACCGTTGGAGCGGGGCACATGCGCTCTGCGGAGGCGCTTAAAAAAGCAGCCGGCATCCTTTACCCGGAGGCCGAGGTAGACATCCTGGACACCTTTCGCTATGCCAGCCCGTTTCTGGAAAAAGTGGTGGTAGGCACTTACATGGAAATACTTAAGATGAGCCCGGTAGTTTACGGTTATCTCTACCGCCAGGCCGAGCGCGGCCAGCCTCTGTCCGGAAGGGGTAAAATGGAATTTAACAGGATATTGAGCATACTGACCGCACCGAGGCTCGAAAATTACATTAATAAATTCCGCCCCGAAGCAATAATTTGCACCCACCCTTTTCCGCTGGGAGTTATATCTTTTATGAAAAAGAGGGGGGCTTACCGGGGGCCTCTTCATGCCGTTATCACGGACTTTACCGTTCACTCTTTCTGGATTTTTCCGGAGGTTGACCGTTACTTTGTCGGGGCGGAACCTTTAACCAAACAGTGTGAAGAATTCGGGATCGGGCCGGAACGCGTAAGCGCTACCGGAATACCTATTGACCCTGCTTTCAATGCCACATACGATAAGCATGAACTGAAGAAGCAGCTTGGGCTCGACCCTGTTATGCCGGTGGCTTTGATCATGGGCGGAGGGCTTGGAATGGGCCCCCTCGCCTCGGCGGTAAAAAATCTGGGTAAGAACATAAGCGGCTTGCAGCTTATTGTTGTGGCCGGAACCAATAAAGCGCTCCAGGAAAAACTGCTCAAAATGACTCCTGAGCTGGCATTAAACGTGAAAATTTTCGGTTTTGTTGATAACATTCATCACCTGATGGCAGTTGCCGACTTAATGGTGGGCAAGGCCGGGGGGCTGACCTGTGCCGAGGCCCTGGCCATGGGGCTGCCCTTGTTTATAGTAGATCCGCTGCCCGGCCAGGAGGAAAGAAATGCCGAATTCATCACCGCCGCAGGGGCGGGCATAAAGGTTGACGGTGGAAAACTGGCTGAAACGGTGCGGTTTTACTTCGAAAATACGGACAAGCTGCAGGAGATGACCAGGGCTGCAGCAGCACTGGGCAAACCCAGCGCAGCCTTCGACGTATGGGTCAGGCTTAATGATTCTTAAAATTTTTTCTGGTGGAAAGCTTATCAGGCGGTGCTCCGCCAAAATGGCCCTTGTCAACTATTGTCTTCTATGGTATACTAACTTTGGTTTGCGGCAAGGGAGAATTTTTGAGATTTTCTCAAGGAGTGGGTAAACCCCACTCTTTCGTCTTATCACGGATACGAAGTATCTATTTAGAAAACCATAAGAATACATTAAAATAATGTTTTCTTTAAGGAGGTTTCCCTTTGGCCAGGGAAAAAGTTCTGGAACTAGTTAAAAGAGTGACGCTACCTGTCGTTCAGGAAGCAGGCCTGGAACTTGTTGACGTTGAGTATGCGAAAGAAGGCGGCCGGTACTACCTCCGCATTTTTATAGATAAGCCCGGCGGTGTCAGGATTGAGGACTGCCAGCATGTATCTGAAAAAATTGACAGGTTGCTGGATGAACTGGATCCAATTCCACAGTCGTATTTTCTCGAAGTATCATCGCCCGGGATCGACAGGCCCCTGAAAAAGGCCGGTGACTACATCCGTTTTGCCGGCAGGTTGGCTAGGGTCAAGACTTTTTCACCGGTGGAAGGCAGGAGGAAGTTTACCGGCCGCATTGTCGGAATGCACGGTGAAGACGTCGTGATGCAGGTAGAGGGGAAAGAAATGTCCATACCCTTTAAGCAGATTGCTTCGGCGCGGCTGGAAGTGGAATTTTAAATTTTTCAGGGAGGAAGGAGTATGAACACCGAATTTTTGGAAGCCCTGAAGGACCTGGAAAGGGAGAAGGGCATAGCAGTCGATGTCCTGCTAGAAGCTATAGAAGCTGCTCTTCTCTCTGCTTACAAAAGGAATTTCGGGTCCCTCCAGAACGCCCGGGTCCACATAGATCGCGAAACCGGAGAATTTAAAGTTTACACCCAGCGGACGGTTAGTGAGCACGTTGAGGATCCCCGCCAGGAAATAGACATAAAAGAGGCAAGGGCGATAAATCCGAACTACGCGCCGGGGGACATTGTGGAAAGCGAGGTTACCCCTAGAGACTTTGGCCGCATAGCTGCCCAGACGGCCAAACAGGTTGTGGTACAGCGAATCAGGGAAGCGGAAAGAAATATTATCTATGAAGAGTTTGCCAACCGCGAAGGGGATATAGTAACCGGCATTGTCCAGCGGGTTGAACAGAAGAACGTGTACATCGAACTAGGAAAGACAGAAGCCATTTTGGCGCCTTCCGAACAGATTCCCGGTGAGGAATACCGTCAGGGGGACAGGATTAAGACTTACATTGTTGAAGTCAGAAAGACGACAAAGGGGCCCCAGATTTTGGTTTCCCGCACCCACCCCGGCCTTTTGAAAAGGCTTCTCGAGATGGAAGTCCCGGAGCTTCAGGAGGGTATTGTTGAGCTGAAGGGTATTGCCCGGGAGGCCGGGGCGCGATCGAAAATAGCCGTATATTCTAAGGATGAAAATGTTGATCCGGTTGGCGCCTGTGTAGGGCCGAAAGGAATGAGGGTACAAAATATTGTAAGCGAGTTAAACGGCGAAAAAATTGATATTATAAAGTGGAATCCGGATCCGTCCAAATTTGTGGCGAGTTCGCTAAGCCCCGCCAAAGTCATAGCGGTGGAAATATGGGAAGAGGAAAAAGTTGCCAGAGTAATAGTTCCGGATTATCAGCTTTCCCTGGCTATCGGCAAGGAGGGGCAGAACGCCCGCCTGGCGGCGAAACTTACCGGGTGGAAGATCGATATAAAGAGCGAGACGCAAATGAGGGAAATTTATCCTGAAGAATACAATGAACTTTTTAGCGATGAGTATGAATAGGAGGAAGAACGGTGCCCAGGGTTAAGAAGATACCCCAGCGGATGTGCGTCGGGTGCCAGGAAATGAAGCCTAAAAGGCAGTTAATCAGGATAGTACGGACGCCCGAGGAAAAAATAGAGATTGATCCTACTGGAAAACGTTCCGGGCGCGGCGCTTATATCTGTCCCGAAATGGAGTGTTTTAATAAGGCAATTAAAGGAAAGCGCCTTGAAAAGGCGCTGCAAAGGCCGATAGCCCAGGAAGTGCTTGAAGCTCTTAGGCAGGGACTGGTGAAATAGTTTGGAACTGGGCAGGATGATCGGTTTGGGAATGCGCGCCGGCAGTGTGGTATCGGGTGATATGGCAGTTAAAAGTGCGCTGGATAGAGGCAAAGTTAAAACTCCTGGTAATTGCGCAAAATGCTTCCGAACGGACGCGTAATAAACTGATCAGGCTTGCCGGCATGAAGAATGTTCCCATGGTATTTTTTGGCTCAAAAGAGGAGCTGGGCCGGCTGATCGGAAAGACTGAGCGCTCCTCGGTGGCTTTTACCGATAAAAAAATGGCTGAGGGTATTCTCAGGGCTTTGGAAGGGGGAGGGGTCAACCGTACAGAGATAAAACCCTGGAGGTGATGCATATGGTTAAAAAACGTGTACACGAACTTGCCAAAGAACTTAAGATAGAAAGCAAAGAAATTATAAACAGGTTAAACCAGATGGGGATTAACGTCAAATCCCATATGAGCACGCTGGAAGACGGCGTGGTGGAACGCTTGCACCAGCTTTACAGACCGGACCAGGAAGAAGTAAAACCTGCTGCGGCAAAGCCTCCTGCAGCAGGCCAGACAATAAAGCCCGAAGAGGTTGCTCCTCAGGCTCAGCCGGAAAGCAGGAAAAAAGATGCTGCTATGCTAGATTCTCAAAAGCCTGACCGGGACAGGGTCCAGAAAAACGGCCGGGAAAGGGCGGGCAAGGCAACAAGGGCAGACCATTATAAAGGAGCAGGTCTGGTCGAGCGGGTACCTTCGCGCCCGCCGGACAGGCGCTTTCAGGAAAGGCCCAAGCAGTCTGACAAGGCAAGGCCGTGGGGTCAGCCCCGGGCAGATCAGGGGGCAAGGTTGAAAACGGCTGACTTTGTGCAGGAACGGACAAGAAGTGCCAGGGCCGGTCAGGATTATTCCCAACCGGAAAAGGTACAGCAGGAAAGAGTGCAGGACCGTCAGCAAAAAGAACGCCCGCCTTTTGAAAAAGCCCAGCAGCCCAGGCCGCAGCACGAACACAAACCTCAGGATTCCGTTAAGGAGAGACCTCATCCGGAGCGGGCGTCGAGAGAGGCTGATAATGCCAAGCGCGCCGAGCGCCTGGATAAAGGTGCCGGAAAGACTGCCGAAATAGCCTATAAATCAGGCCTTAAGGCATTAGAAAAAGCCCAGGTGGGAACCAAACCGCAGCGGGCCGGGGAGCGGGGGGCGCGCCCGGGCGGTTTACACGAAACAAAACCCAAAAAAAACCTTGCTCCCGGAGATGCGGGTTATGCAAAACTTTGGCAGGAACAAACTCCTGTAATACCGCAGAAGCTTCTGGATGACAGAAGGCGGCAGACAGAGGAAAAAGTAAAGGTTACGGAAAAGCAAAAGCAGCAGGCCAAGAGCCAGAAACTCGTTAAAAGCCGTGAAAAGCGCAATGCCATGGCAGAACTGGCTGAAGAGAGACTGCGGCCTAGGCCGGCTGTTGCCGGCTCCCGCAAAAAAGGAGCGGCCAAGCCGCAAGAACAGGCTCAGAAGCCAGCCCAGCCGCTGGAGAAAAAGCCGATTGTGCTGGGCGAGTCCACCACTGTACAGGAACTGGCGCTCAAAATGCACAAAAGCCCGGCCGAACTGATTAAAAAGCTGATGCAGCTGGGCGTCATGGCTACGATCAACCAGGAGATAGATACCGATACTGCTACTATTCTGGCCGGGGAATTCGGATATGAAGTTGAAGTTAAACTGCCTGTGGATATCGAAGCGATGCTAATGCAGGAGCCTGAGGATGATCCGGTCAGCCTGCAAGACAGGCCATGCGTGGTTACGGTGATGGGTCACGTTGACCACGGAAAAACCTCGCTGCTTGACGCTATCAGGGAAACAAATGTAACCGCTACGGAAGCGGGCGGGATTACCCAGCATATTGGTGCCTACCAGGTTGAACATAATGGCAAAAAAATAACCTTTCTGGATACTCCCGGCCATGAAGCCTTTACGGCCATGCGGGCGCGCGGTGCCAGGGTAACCGACATTGCCATTCTGGTGGTGGCGGCCGACGACGGGGTAATGCCCCAGACGGTTGAGGCCATAAACCACGCTAAGGAGGCAAAGGTGCCGATTATCGTGGCCATCAATAAAATAGATAAACCCGGGGCAAATCCCGACCGGGTGAAACAGCAGCTTACCGAGCACGGTCTGGTGGCCGAGGAATGGGGCGGAGATACCATTTGCGTTAATGTTTCCGCCCTGAAAAAAGAAGGCCTGAAAGATCTTTTGGAGATGATCCTGCTTGTGGCCGAGATGTCCGAATTAAAAGCAAACCCGAACCGGCCGGCCAGAGGCACCGTAATTGAAGCCGAACTGGATAAAGGGCGCGGTCCTGTTGCCAATGTCCTGGTACAAAACGGAACGCTTAACGTGGGCGACACCTTAATAGCCGGAGCGGCGTTCGGGCGGGTAAGAGCGATGATGGATGATAAAGGACGCCGGATTAAGAAAGCAGGCCCGTCAACGCCGGTTGAAGTGCTCGGTTTTTCGGAAGTTCCGCAGGCTGGCGACATTTTTGTTGTCGTCGAGGACGAAAAGCTGGCCAGAACCATCGTAGCCCGCAGGCAGGCCAGGAAGCGCGAAGAGGAACTGAAGTCCACGGCCAGGGTATCGTTGGCAGATTTGTTCAAGCATATTCAGGAAGGCCAGATTAAGGAACTGGGAATAATTATTAAGGCCGATGTTCAGGGGTCGGTCGAGGCTTTGCGGCAAGCTCTGGAAAGGTTAAGCACGGACGAGGTGAGGGTTAACATTATTCACGGCGGCGTGGGTGCGATAACCGAGACAGATGTTATGTTGGCCTCCGCGTCAAACGCCATTATTATCGGGTTTAACGTGCGTCCCGACGTAAATGCCCGTAAGGCTGCCGAAAATGAAAAGGTGGACGTCCGCCTTTA
The window above is part of the Pelotomaculum thermopropionicum SI genome. Proteins encoded here:
- the MurG gene encoding UDP-N-acetylglucosamine:LPS N-acetylglucosamine transferase: MRSAEALKKAAGILYPEAEVDILDTFRYASPFLEKVVVGTYMEILKMSPVVYGYLYRQAERGQPLSGRGKMEFNRILSILTAPRLENYINKFRPEAIICTHPFPLGVISFMKKRGAYRGPLHAVITDFTVHSFWIFPEVDRYFVGAEPLTKQCEEFGIGPERVSATGIPIDPAFNATYDKHELKKQLGLDPVMPVALIMGGGLGMGPLASAVKNLGKNISGLQLIVVAGTNKALQEKLLKMTPELALNVKIFGFVDNIHHLMAVADLMVGKAGGLTCAEALAMGLPLFIVDPLPGQEERNAEFITAAGAGIKVDGGKLAETVRFYFENTDKLQEMTRAAAALGKPSAAFDVWVRLNDS
- the InfB gene encoding translation initiation factor 2 (IF-2; GTPase); amino-acid sequence: MVKKRVHELAKELKIESKEIINRLNQMGINVKSHMSTLEDGVVERLHQLYRPDQEEVKPAAAKPPAAGQTIKPEEVAPQAQPESRKKDAAMLDSQKPDRDRVQKNGRERAGKATRADHYKGAGLVERVPSRPPDRRFQERPKQSDKARPWGQPRADQGARLKTADFVQERTRSARAGQDYSQPEKVQQERVQDRQQKERPPFEKAQQPRPQHEHKPQDSVKERPHPERASREADNAKRAERLDKGAGKTAEIAYKSGLKALEKAQVGTKPQRAGERGARPGGLHETKPKKNLAPGDAGYAKLWQEQTPVIPQKLLDDRRRQTEEKVKVTEKQKQQAKSQKLVKSREKRNAMAELAEERLRPRPAVAGSRKKGAAKPQEQAQKPAQPLEKKPIVLGESTTVQELALKMHKSPAELIKKLMQLGVMATINQEIDTDTATILAGEFGYEVEVKLPVDIEAMLMQEPEDDPVSLQDRPCVVTVMGHVDHGKTSLLDAIRETNVTATEAGGITQHIGAYQVEHNGKKITFLDTPGHEAFTAMRARGARVTDIAILVVAADDGVMPQTVEAINHAKEAKVPIIVAINKIDKPGANPDRVKQQLTEHGLVAEEWGGDTICVNVSALKKEGLKDLLEMILLVAEMSELKANPNRPARGTVIEAELDKGRGPVANVLVQNGTLNVGDTLIAGAAFGRVRAMMDDKGRRIKKAGPSTPVEVLGFSEVPQAGDIFVVVEDEKLARTIVARRQARKREEELKSTARVSLADLFKHIQEGQIKELGIIIKADVQGSVEALRQALERLSTDEVRVNIIHGGVGAITETDVMLASASNAIIIGFNVRPDVNARKAAENEKVDVRLYRVIYDAIEDVKAAMSGLLEPEYREVTLGRAEIRKIFRSSKIGNIAGCYVLEGKIERDASVRVIRDGIVVHEGKLESLKRFKDDVREVVQGYECGIALEKFNEIQEGDIIEAFTVEAIKRQLT
- a CDS encoding predicted nucleic acid-binding protein (implicated in transcription termination) → MPRVKKIPQRMCVGCQEMKPKRQLIRIVRTPEEKIEIDPTGKRSGRGAYICPEMECFNKAIKGKRLEKALQRPIAQEVLEALRQGLVK
- the ProS gene encoding prolyl-tRNA synthetase, encoding MRASELFSPTLREVPAEAEVVSHQLLLRAGFIRRAAAGVYTYLPLAMRVIKKIEQIVREEMDRQGGQELLMPIIQPAEIWQESGRWDVYGPELFRLKDRHDRDFALGPTHEEIITVLVRGEVSSYKQLPLLLYQIQNKYRDERRPRFGLMRGREFIMKDLYSFDRDEEGLNVSYMKMYEAYTRVFQRCGLHFRPVEADSGAIGGSDTHEFMVLAESGEATVLYCDGNGCDYAANVEKAALPFKERRTEEEMRPVAARETPGCRSVEEVCGFLGVPARKIIKTLIYRTEKEVLAALVRGDRDVNEVKLLNASGALRLELAGADTVKSITGASVGYAGPVGLKGVRIIADPEAAAAVNAVTGANRDDTHLINVNPGRDFKIDLVADIRMVQAGEPCPRCGAGLKEAKGIEVGQIFKLGDKYSRALGASYLDEKGQSRPVIMGCYGIGITRTMAAAIEQNHDRDGIIWPASIAPFHVVVIPVNVKDGGQYAMAEEVYSRLWAAGIEAVLDDRTERAGVKFKDADLIGYPLRITIGAKAVEEKLVEIRIRKNGETVFVPMNELEEKVEDMLKEL
- the RPL8A gene encoding ribosomal protein HS6-type (S12/L30/L7a), giving the protein MWYRVIWQLKVRWIEAKLKLLVIAQNASERTRNKLIRLAGMKNVPMVFFGSKEELGRLIGKTERSSVAFTDKKMAEGILRALEGGGVNRTEIKPWR
- the NusA gene encoding transcription elongation factor, giving the protein MNTEFLEALKDLEREKGIAVDVLLEAIEAALLSAYKRNFGSLQNARVHIDRETGEFKVYTQRTVSEHVEDPRQEIDIKEARAINPNYAPGDIVESEVTPRDFGRIAAQTAKQVVVQRIREAERNIIYEEFANREGDIVTGIVQRVEQKNVYIELGKTEAILAPSEQIPGEEYRQGDRIKTYIVEVRKTTKGPQILVSRTHPGLLKRLLEMEVPELQEGIVELKGIAREAGARSKIAVYSKDENVDPVGACVGPKGMRVQNIVSELNGEKIDIIKWNPDPSKFVASSLSPAKVIAVEIWEEEKVARVIVPDYQLSLAIGKEGQNARLAAKLTGWKIDIKSETQMREIYPEEYNELFSDEYE
- a CDS encoding hypothetical protein (DUF150, uncharacterised BCR, YhbC family COG0779) — translated: MAREKVLELVKRVTLPVVQEAGLELVDVEYAKEGGRYYLRIFIDKPGGVRIEDCQHVSEKIDRLLDELDPIPQSYFLEVSSPGIDRPLKKAGDYIRFAGRLARVKTFSPVEGRRKFTGRIVGMHGEDVVMQVEGKEMSIPFKQIASARLEVEF